The Desulfoscipio gibsoniae DSM 7213 genome contains a region encoding:
- a CDS encoding class I SAM-dependent methyltransferase, which produces MDTKMNVCEFDNIAREVFAPIYPVIAEQIKQKTGITTGKCLDIGCGGGYLGIALASITELYIYLLDKSLEMLEIAASNISAAGLKTRMQTFFADVKKIPLPDQSINLIISRGSIFFWEDQQKAFEEIYRVLAPGGVAYIGGGFGSAELKKQIAARMEKDNKNWRAMMNKNIGENAPEAFTKILQNTKIAFFEINRDEAGLWILIRRRRDEM; this is translated from the coding sequence ATGGATACAAAAATGAATGTTTGCGAATTTGATAATATTGCCCGGGAAGTTTTTGCCCCGATTTATCCTGTTATTGCGGAACAGATCAAACAGAAGACCGGTATTACCACCGGGAAGTGTTTGGATATTGGCTGCGGTGGCGGTTATTTAGGCATTGCCCTGGCCAGCATTACGGAACTCTATATTTATTTATTGGATAAATCACTGGAAATGCTAGAAATTGCTGCTAGCAACATTTCTGCCGCCGGGTTGAAAACAAGAATGCAAACTTTTTTTGCCGATGTTAAAAAAATCCCACTACCTGATCAATCCATCAATTTGATTATAAGCAGGGGTTCAATATTTTTTTGGGAAGACCAACAAAAGGCCTTTGAAGAAATATACCGGGTACTTGCTCCGGGGGGTGTTGCTTACATTGGCGGCGGTTTTGGTTCGGCGGAGCTTAAAAAGCAGATTGCTGCCAGAATGGAAAAAGATAATAAGAATTGGCGAGCAATGATGAATAAAAACATTGGAGAGAATGCCCCAGAAGCTTTCACTAAAATATTACAGAATACAAAAATAGCGTTTTTTGAAATAAACCGGGATGAAGCGGGGTTATGGATATTGATAAGGAGAAG
- a CDS encoding ABC transporter substrate-binding protein — MNKKKISCLLGLTIIVLFVLSLAGCGRTASTPVGQDEATRTITDMAGRTVTVPATIQTAFSTSPVGTIALYALCPDKMVGWNYELRPDEKKFILPEYQSLPNLGGWYAKNTGNTEELLKIQPDVLINMGAINNTEISNADKIQKQLGIPVVLIDAPVTGMDKALEFMGDLLDEKARAQELSDYCRNTIDDVTAKAAQIPSDRRVRVYYAEGPKGLETEPDGSRHIETLQVVGGINVADVTQQGAGGMNAGMTPVSMEQVLSWNPEVILTWQENQGGFYQGIMSDPAWQAIKAVQQHRVYRIPNAPYNWFDRPPSINRIIGFKWLGNLLYPQVFNYDMVAEVKDFYKKFYHYTLTDEQAKALLSQKG; from the coding sequence ATGAATAAGAAAAAAATCAGCTGCTTGCTCGGTTTGACGATCATCGTTCTGTTTGTATTAAGTCTCGCCGGGTGCGGCCGTACTGCTTCCACACCGGTCGGTCAGGATGAGGCAACACGTACGATTACAGATATGGCGGGGCGAACCGTAACTGTTCCCGCCACGATTCAGACGGCCTTTTCAACCAGCCCGGTGGGCACTATTGCGCTTTATGCGTTGTGTCCGGATAAAATGGTGGGGTGGAATTACGAATTGCGGCCCGACGAAAAAAAGTTTATTTTACCCGAGTACCAGTCTTTACCCAATCTGGGAGGATGGTATGCCAAGAACACCGGTAATACAGAGGAGTTATTGAAAATACAACCTGATGTGCTCATCAATATGGGCGCTATCAACAATACCGAGATTTCCAATGCCGATAAAATTCAGAAACAATTGGGGATACCGGTGGTTTTGATTGATGCTCCCGTGACGGGTATGGACAAGGCTCTGGAATTTATGGGGGACCTGCTTGACGAAAAAGCTCGTGCTCAAGAATTATCTGATTATTGCCGTAATACAATTGACGATGTTACAGCCAAAGCCGCCCAAATTCCCAGTGACCGGCGTGTCAGGGTATATTATGCGGAAGGCCCGAAAGGCTTGGAGACAGAACCGGATGGTTCAAGACATATTGAAACGCTGCAGGTGGTCGGTGGAATTAACGTGGCTGACGTTACTCAACAAGGAGCGGGAGGTATGAACGCGGGCATGACACCGGTTTCCATGGAACAGGTACTGTCATGGAATCCCGAGGTAATCCTGACCTGGCAAGAGAATCAGGGAGGATTCTATCAGGGGATTATGAGCGATCCGGCCTGGCAGGCAATTAAAGCTGTCCAACAACATCGTGTCTATCGAATTCCCAATGCGCCTTACAACTGGTTTGACAGGCCGCCCTCAATTAACCGGATTATCGGATTTAAATGGCTCGGCAATTTACTCTATCCCCAGGTGTTTAACTACGACATGGTGGCGGAGGTAAAAGACTTTTACAAGAAATTCTATCACTACACTCTTACTGATGAACAAGCGAAAGCACTACTGAGTCAAAAGGGCTAA
- a CDS encoding FecCD family ABC transporter permease, which yields MSNEMIDGKISEELGRAKGLKAKTFKHWHKEVILVVIALLIFILSFPLGRYPVPLDNLFLILAAKIFPITHTWPATMDIVVFNVRLPRIFAALLVGAALATSGAAYQGMFKNPLVSPDILGASAGAGFGAALGIYFSLNVFGIQLSAFIFSLIAVMLTYFISRRVRLDPTLVLVLTGVLVGTIFSSATSLIKFVADPYDKLPAITFWLMGSLAAITPQDVLTGIIPILLGGIPLYILRWRLNVLSLGEEEAMAMGLETGRLRFIVIVCSTLMTAAAVSISGLVGWVGLIVPHWARMIVGPNYKVLLPTSIILGGAYLLLVDDLARCMASVEIPLGILTALIGAPFFFYLLVSGRKGWE from the coding sequence ATGTCTAATGAAATGATAGACGGGAAGATCAGCGAGGAATTGGGGAGGGCGAAAGGACTTAAAGCAAAAACGTTTAAACACTGGCATAAAGAAGTAATTCTCGTAGTTATAGCCCTTTTGATTTTTATACTTTCCTTCCCTCTTGGTAGGTATCCGGTGCCCTTGGACAATTTATTCTTGATTTTAGCCGCCAAAATATTTCCTATTACTCATACCTGGCCGGCTACTATGGATATTGTGGTATTTAATGTGAGGCTGCCAAGGATTTTTGCAGCTTTGCTGGTTGGAGCCGCCCTGGCTACTTCCGGGGCGGCCTACCAGGGCATGTTCAAAAACCCGCTGGTATCTCCAGACATTCTTGGGGCCTCTGCCGGTGCGGGGTTTGGAGCTGCCCTAGGTATTTATTTCTCACTCAATGTTTTCGGTATTCAACTATCAGCGTTTATTTTCAGCCTTATTGCCGTGATGCTTACTTATTTTATCAGTAGGAGGGTCCGGCTGGATCCTACGCTGGTGCTGGTTTTAACCGGGGTATTAGTGGGCACGATATTTAGCTCAGCCACGTCGTTAATCAAGTTCGTAGCCGATCCCTATGACAAACTTCCGGCCATTACCTTTTGGTTGATGGGCAGCCTGGCCGCCATAACACCTCAAGATGTATTGACAGGAATAATTCCCATTCTGCTGGGGGGGATACCCCTGTATATTTTGCGGTGGCGGCTGAATGTTTTATCCCTGGGTGAAGAAGAAGCTATGGCCATGGGACTGGAGACCGGAAGATTAAGGTTTATTGTCATTGTGTGTTCTACGCTTATGACCGCGGCCGCTGTATCAATTAGCGGTCTCGTCGGATGGGTGGGGTTGATCGTGCCGCATTGGGCACGCATGATTGTCGGTCCAAATTATAAAGTACTGCTGCCGACGTCAATTATTCTTGGAGGTGCCTATTTGCTGCTTGTTGATGATTTGGCCCGCTGCATGGCTTCTGTGGAGATTCCCCTGGGGATTCTTACCGCACTCATCGGGGCACCGTTTTTCTTTTACCTGTTGGTGTCCGGCAGGAAAGGATGGGAGTGA
- a CDS encoding DUF364 domain-containing protein, which produces MWKIYDELIESVPRDLMVSDCCVGLHWILVKSKTTGVAMTPKEGCGLSSMAGDIVGMSVRELAGYIKSWNNLEAAVALAAINSAINTKEQVERMTKCSVTNHQQTNAFTYYSNLLSGKKVAVIGRFPDLDQLKNICEISVLERRPGPDDFPDPACEFLLPQQDYVFITATTLINKTLPRLLQLAGKSKVILVGPSTPLTPRLFAYGISALAGSVITDAKIWSFVRQGGGGMAIFEHGCNMVKISSSEIKNV; this is translated from the coding sequence ATGTGGAAAATCTATGACGAATTAATTGAGTCCGTGCCCCGGGACTTAATGGTAAGTGATTGTTGTGTTGGGCTTCATTGGATTCTGGTCAAATCAAAAACCACCGGTGTTGCCATGACACCAAAAGAAGGATGCGGTTTAAGCAGCATGGCTGGCGATATTGTGGGTATGAGTGTGCGAGAACTGGCGGGTTATATCAAATCGTGGAACAATTTAGAGGCGGCGGTTGCCCTGGCAGCGATCAATTCCGCTATTAATACCAAAGAACAGGTCGAGCGGATGACAAAGTGTTCCGTGACTAACCATCAACAAACAAATGCTTTTACATATTATAGCAATCTGTTGTCCGGCAAGAAAGTGGCGGTAATTGGGCGTTTTCCGGATTTGGATCAATTAAAGAATATATGTGAAATATCCGTACTTGAGCGGCGTCCCGGGCCTGATGATTTCCCCGACCCGGCCTGCGAATTCCTTTTGCCGCAGCAAGATTATGTTTTTATTACAGCTACTACGCTCATTAATAAAACCCTCCCGCGCCTGTTACAGCTGGCAGGAAAAAGCAAGGTGATCCTGGTGGGACCAAGTACGCCTTTAACTCCACGGCTATTTGCATATGGCATTTCGGCTTTGGCCGGCTCGGTGATAACTGATGCAAAGATATGGAGTTTTGTCCGGCAAGGTGGTGGCGGTATGGCCATATTTGAACACGGTTGTAATATGGTTAAAATATCAAGTTCAGAGATAAAAAATGTCTAA
- the aroF gene encoding 3-deoxy-7-phosphoheptulonate synthase: protein MLPPYKLVSRENKPDYTVVRVGDCLIGGETPVVIAGPCAVEEEKMLVELARQLKRMGVQVLRGGAYKPRTSPYSFQGLGADGLRILAEAGRAAGMPVITELTDVRYLPEVCRYAQIIQIGSRNMQNFELLKEVGRVGYPVLLKRGLSATLEEWLLAAEYILAEGNPEVILCERGIRGFETYTRNTFDINAVAAVKNLSHLPLIADPSHGTGRRELVLPVARAALAAGANGLMLEVHPAPENALSDGPQSLPPGELAVFMEELRGAGVGCCSARVSA from the coding sequence ATGTTGCCGCCGTATAAACTAGTAAGCAGGGAGAATAAGCCGGACTATACCGTGGTGCGGGTTGGGGACTGTCTGATTGGCGGGGAAACCCCGGTGGTGATCGCCGGGCCATGCGCCGTGGAGGAAGAGAAAATGCTGGTTGAACTGGCCCGCCAGCTGAAGCGGATGGGCGTTCAGGTGCTCCGGGGCGGCGCTTACAAGCCCCGCACTTCGCCCTATTCGTTCCAGGGTTTGGGCGCCGACGGGTTGCGTATTCTGGCCGAAGCCGGGCGGGCAGCCGGTATGCCGGTGATTACCGAATTGACGGATGTGCGCTATCTGCCGGAGGTTTGTCGCTATGCCCAGATTATCCAAATCGGCAGCCGGAACATGCAGAATTTCGAGCTGTTAAAAGAAGTGGGCCGGGTCGGTTATCCCGTGCTGCTCAAGCGAGGCCTTTCCGCCACTTTGGAAGAATGGCTGCTGGCTGCGGAATATATACTTGCCGAGGGCAACCCTGAGGTTATTTTGTGCGAGCGGGGTATTCGAGGCTTTGAAACCTATACTCGGAATACCTTTGACATCAATGCAGTGGCGGCGGTGAAAAACCTATCCCACCTGCCTCTGATCGCCGACCCCAGCCACGGCACCGGCCGCCGGGAGTTAGTATTACCCGTAGCCCGGGCCGCTTTGGCCGCCGGGGCCAACGGCCTGATGCTGGAGGTGCACCCGGCACCGGAGAACGCTCTTTCCGACGGGCCGCAGTCGCTGCCGCCCGGTGAACTGGCCGTATTTATGGAAGAATTGCGCGGTGCCGGGGTAGGGTGCTGCAGCGCACGGGTTAGCGCTTAG
- the trpA gene encoding tryptophan synthase subunit alpha: protein MNKNSYGSRIEKKLRTVLDRGGKGLVAYITAGDPNLDATVELAVAMDEAGADVLELGVPFSDPVADGPAIQAASQRALAGGVKVQGIIKAVERIRRHSDIPLVLMTYYNPVYQYGVEQFAADVARAGGDGLILPDLPPEESGALLQATDRHGVDLIPLVTPNTPERRLPLICQRAGGFIYCVSVTGVTGERASIATDFSAMTNGVRRHSDLPVAVGFGIARPGQAAGVARHCDAVVVGSALVNIIAQHAGAPEMVKSVCLRVRDIKNALTGPEVSDVAAV from the coding sequence ATGAATAAAAACTCATACGGCAGCCGGATAGAAAAGAAATTAAGGACCGTACTGGACCGGGGCGGTAAAGGGCTGGTTGCATATATTACCGCAGGTGACCCGAATCTCGATGCCACGGTGGAACTGGCGGTAGCTATGGATGAGGCCGGAGCTGATGTGCTGGAGCTTGGGGTGCCCTTCTCCGACCCGGTGGCCGACGGCCCGGCCATTCAAGCGGCTTCCCAGCGGGCGCTGGCCGGCGGTGTCAAGGTGCAAGGTATCATCAAGGCAGTGGAGCGAATCCGGCGTCATAGTGACATACCCCTGGTGCTGATGACCTACTATAACCCGGTTTACCAGTATGGCGTGGAACAGTTCGCCGCTGATGTGGCCCGGGCAGGCGGTGACGGTTTAATCCTGCCGGATTTGCCGCCCGAAGAATCCGGGGCGCTGCTGCAGGCTACAGATAGACATGGTGTTGATTTGATACCGCTGGTTACTCCCAATACTCCGGAAAGGCGGCTGCCGTTGATTTGTCAGCGTGCCGGGGGATTTATCTACTGCGTGTCCGTGACCGGGGTTACCGGGGAACGTGCAAGCATCGCTACTGATTTTTCTGCTATGACCAACGGGGTACGCAGGCATAGCGATCTACCCGTGGCTGTGGGGTTCGGTATCGCCCGCCCCGGCCAGGCCGCCGGTGTGGCCCGGCACTGTGATGCAGTGGTTGTGGGGAGTGCACTGGTAAATATCATTGCCCAACATGCCGGTGCACCCGAAATGGTCAAATCGGTTTGCCTGCGGGTGCGGGATATAAAAAATGCCCTGACCGGGCCGGAGGTGAGCGATGTTGCCGCCGTATAA
- the trpB gene encoding tryptophan synthase subunit beta produces the protein MTMPSPDRYTQPDKMPDPNGYYGRFGGKFVPETLMPALEELTEAYEQAKWDAQFDKEYQYYLADYAGRPSPLYFARGLTEHLGGARIYLKREDLNHTGSHKINNTMGQVLLARRMGKKRIIAETGAGQHGVATATVASMFGLECAVYMGEEDIRRQSLNVFRMRLLGAQVVPVTSGSRTLKDAMNEAMRDWVTNIGTSYYLIGSVAGPHPYPMMVRDFQRIIGVEARRQIHEQTGRLPDYVLACVGGGSNSMGIFHPFLEDEQVALVGVEAAGHGLDTPLHASTLTRGKPGVLHGSLSYLLQDSDGQVVPVHSISAGLDYPGVGPEHSYLKEIGRAGYITATDREALEAFKILCRTEGIIPALESAHALAAAISMAPQLSRDNIMLVNLSGRGDKDVHTVAAEMGVSIDE, from the coding sequence ATGACCATGCCATCACCGGATAGATATACACAGCCCGATAAGATGCCCGATCCAAACGGTTATTACGGCCGCTTTGGCGGCAAATTTGTTCCCGAGACGCTGATGCCCGCACTGGAAGAATTAACCGAAGCCTATGAACAGGCTAAGTGGGATGCTCAATTCGATAAGGAGTATCAATATTACCTGGCTGATTATGCAGGTCGCCCCTCTCCACTGTACTTTGCCAGGGGGCTTACCGAGCATTTGGGCGGTGCCCGGATCTATCTAAAACGGGAGGACTTGAACCATACCGGGTCACATAAAATCAACAATACCATGGGTCAGGTGCTGCTGGCCCGGCGTATGGGCAAAAAACGCATCATTGCTGAGACGGGCGCGGGGCAGCATGGTGTGGCTACGGCAACTGTGGCGTCGATGTTCGGTCTCGAGTGCGCCGTATATATGGGTGAAGAGGATATCCGCCGCCAGTCGCTGAACGTTTTCCGCATGCGCCTGCTGGGCGCTCAGGTGGTGCCGGTAACCTCGGGCAGCAGAACGCTCAAGGATGCCATGAACGAGGCAATGCGGGATTGGGTAACTAATATTGGCACTAGCTATTACCTGATAGGATCGGTGGCCGGACCACATCCCTATCCCATGATGGTTAGGGATTTCCAGCGCATCATAGGCGTAGAGGCCCGACGTCAAATACACGAACAGACCGGGCGATTGCCTGACTATGTGCTGGCCTGTGTGGGCGGTGGCAGTAACTCCATGGGCATTTTCCATCCCTTCCTGGAAGATGAACAGGTAGCCCTGGTGGGCGTGGAGGCGGCCGGGCACGGTTTGGATACGCCGCTGCATGCCTCTACACTTACCCGGGGTAAGCCGGGAGTGCTGCATGGCTCGCTAAGTTACCTGCTCCAGGACAGCGATGGCCAGGTCGTTCCGGTGCACTCTATTTCCGCCGGGCTTGATTACCCCGGGGTGGGTCCAGAGCACAGTTACCTCAAGGAAATAGGCCGGGCCGGGTATATTACTGCCACTGACCGGGAGGCTCTTGAAGCATTTAAAATACTCTGCCGCACCGAGGGCATTATACCAGCTCTGGAAAGCGCCCACGCTTTGGCGGCGGCCATAAGCATGGCCCCGCAATTGTCCCGGGATAACATTATGCTGGTTAATCTTTCCGGGCGCGGCGATAAAGATGTGCATACTGTGGCAGCTGAAATGGGGGTGTCCATAGATGAATAA